One stretch of Pseudomonas sp. NC02 DNA includes these proteins:
- a CDS encoding LLM class flavin-dependent oxidoreductase → MSSRFSLGFLSRVYSPGFEPKVYRDTVELFKVAEELGFDSGWVAQHHFASENGRLPSPLVLLAAIAQRTRRISLGTGIIVLPQEAPLRLAEDASVLDLLSNGRLELGLGAGFDPDTFTAFGREPEARHRDYEQHLQQLIHALGNAPLTDSGSRLLPRAAGLGQRIWEATSRVERVAERGHGLIMAPNPHLPPEAGVELVKRYRNAWTGDNGTPPRVTRVQALIPNPDAATRNDIQAYVQRQQSIGVYKAPMDDDFDATLRRLGILHGPVEQIIEQLQQGPSLTANDHLVLQVQTASTPLREAIRALEIIREQIAPALGWQPTLPQGTLT, encoded by the coding sequence CCCTGGGGTTTCTCAGCCGCGTCTACAGCCCCGGCTTCGAGCCCAAGGTCTACCGCGACACCGTGGAGTTGTTCAAGGTCGCCGAAGAGTTGGGCTTTGACAGTGGCTGGGTGGCGCAGCACCACTTCGCCAGCGAAAACGGCCGCCTGCCCTCGCCCCTGGTATTGCTTGCCGCCATCGCCCAGCGCACCCGGCGGATCAGCCTGGGCACCGGGATTATCGTGTTGCCCCAGGAAGCGCCGCTGCGCCTGGCGGAAGACGCCTCGGTGCTGGACCTGTTGAGCAATGGCCGGCTGGAGCTGGGCCTGGGTGCGGGTTTTGATCCCGACACGTTCACCGCATTCGGTCGTGAGCCTGAGGCGCGCCACCGCGATTATGAGCAGCACCTGCAACAGTTGATCCATGCCCTGGGCAACGCCCCCCTGACCGACAGCGGCTCGCGCCTGTTGCCACGGGCAGCCGGCCTTGGGCAGCGAATCTGGGAAGCCACCTCACGGGTGGAACGGGTGGCCGAGCGCGGCCACGGCCTGATCATGGCGCCCAACCCGCACCTGCCGCCCGAAGCCGGGGTAGAACTGGTCAAGCGCTATCGCAACGCCTGGACCGGTGACAACGGCACCCCGCCCCGTGTCACACGGGTACAGGCGCTGATCCCGAACCCGGACGCCGCCACGCGCAACGATATCCAGGCCTACGTGCAACGCCAACAGAGCATCGGCGTGTACAAGGCGCCGATGGATGATGATTTCGACGCCACCCTCAGGCGCCTCGGCATCCTGCACGGCCCGGTCGAGCAGATCATCGAGCAGTTGCAGCAAGGCCCGAGCCTGACGGCCAACGACCACCTGGTGCTGCAAGTACAGACCGCCAGCACCCCGCTGCGGGAGGCGATCCGCGCGCTGGAAATCATCCGCGAACAGATCGCCCCGGCCCTGGGCTGGCAACCGACACTGCCCCAAGGAACCCTGACATGA